From Synechococcus sp. A10-1-5-1, a single genomic window includes:
- a CDS encoding beta-ketoacyl-ACP synthase III, with the protein MTSAAKAGTPQGPLGMALVGCGSAVPVNQVSNEQLSTRVDTSDEWIRTRTGIGARRICNADEPLTVIATRAAEAALEHAGWQPEDLDLILMATSSPDDLFGTAPRVQGALGARNAVAFDLTAACSGFLFALITAGQYLRSGAMRRALVIGADQLSRWVDWDDRTTCVLFGDAAAAVAVEACPGEQDGLLGFRMRSDGSRNGCLTLAQTETHHPVLDGVSAQRGGFAPLRMNGQEVYKFAVREVPAVLKELLETTETEADQLNWLLLHQANQRILDAVADRFKIPHERVLSNLSNYGNTSAATIPLMLDEAVKDGRIQPGDLIASSGFGAGLSWGGALLRWKGPA; encoded by the coding sequence ATGACCAGCGCTGCCAAAGCCGGGACCCCTCAGGGCCCCTTGGGCATGGCCCTGGTGGGTTGTGGCAGTGCTGTGCCGGTGAACCAAGTCAGCAACGAGCAGCTCAGTACCCGGGTCGACACCAGCGACGAGTGGATTCGAACCCGCACCGGCATCGGTGCCCGGCGGATCTGCAATGCCGATGAACCCCTCACCGTGATCGCCACCAGAGCGGCCGAGGCCGCTCTGGAGCACGCGGGCTGGCAACCGGAGGATCTGGACTTGATCCTGATGGCCACCTCAAGCCCCGATGACCTTTTTGGAACAGCTCCCAGGGTTCAAGGCGCCCTAGGGGCCCGCAACGCCGTTGCCTTTGACCTCACCGCCGCCTGCAGCGGCTTCCTGTTTGCCCTGATCACGGCCGGCCAATACCTGCGTAGCGGCGCCATGCGCCGAGCCCTGGTGATCGGCGCCGATCAGCTCAGCCGTTGGGTGGACTGGGACGATCGCACCACCTGTGTGCTGTTTGGCGATGCTGCAGCTGCGGTCGCGGTCGAAGCCTGCCCCGGCGAACAGGACGGTCTCCTGGGCTTCCGGATGCGCTCCGACGGCAGTCGCAATGGCTGCCTGACCTTGGCCCAGACCGAGACCCACCACCCGGTGCTCGACGGGGTCAGCGCCCAGCGGGGGGGCTTTGCGCCCCTGCGCATGAATGGCCAGGAGGTCTACAAGTTCGCAGTTCGCGAAGTCCCCGCCGTCCTCAAAGAGCTGCTGGAGACCACTGAGACCGAAGCCGACCAGCTCAATTGGCTGCTGCTGCACCAAGCCAACCAACGCATCCTGGATGCGGTGGCGGATCGCTTCAAGATTCCCCACGAGCGCGTGCTCAGCAATTTGAGCAACTACGGCAACACCTCGGCCGCCACCATTCCCTTGATGCTGGATGAAGCGGTGAAGGACGGCCGGATTCAACCCGGAGACCTGATCGCCAGCAGTGGATTTGGTGCCGGACTGAGCTGGGGCGGAGCACTGCTGCGCTGGAAGGGCCCCGCGTAG
- the plsX gene encoding phosphate acyltransferase PlsX — MPQNPTDATGQGSSSRRSRPKAIRRLVIWYRRNTAVTSLVGSASAAGTAAGSMAGSVVNTAGTAAGAAGAAANTVLQPLVFDPLRRLQQGVGGVDGEAINDADRLWVAVDGMGGDYAPGPILEGCLRAVRLLPVRVKFVAETAAIEAAVAELELGEDLREAQQQGLIDLVPSGPSVGMNEEATVVRKKRDASINMAMDLVKAGEATAVYSAGNSGAVMASAIFRLGRLKGIDRPAIGALFPTKDPAQQVLVLDVGANMDAKPSYLHQWALLGNIYSRDVLQVQEPRIGLLNIGEEECKGNDQALKTYPLMAAETRFRFAGNCEGRDVLSGDFDVVVCDGFTGNVLLKFLESVGSVLLDVLKAELPRGRRGKVGSAFLMSNLRRIKKRLDHAEHGGALLLGVNGVCVIGHGSSKALSVVSALRIAHSAANHGVMDDLHRLSEAQNETVACG, encoded by the coding sequence TTGCCCCAGAATCCAACTGACGCGACTGGCCAAGGCTCATCGAGCCGCCGGAGCCGCCCGAAGGCCATTCGGCGTCTGGTGATTTGGTATCGGCGTAATACGGCCGTTACCAGCCTGGTGGGTTCAGCCTCAGCCGCCGGCACAGCCGCGGGCTCGATGGCTGGCTCCGTCGTCAACACAGCAGGAACAGCAGCTGGAGCAGCCGGTGCAGCGGCCAACACCGTGTTGCAGCCCTTGGTGTTTGACCCCCTGCGGCGACTCCAGCAGGGGGTCGGCGGTGTCGATGGCGAAGCCATCAACGACGCCGACCGTCTCTGGGTCGCGGTCGATGGCATGGGCGGCGACTACGCTCCAGGCCCCATCCTCGAAGGCTGCCTGCGGGCCGTACGCCTGCTGCCGGTTCGGGTGAAGTTCGTGGCCGAAACAGCGGCCATCGAGGCGGCCGTTGCCGAACTCGAACTGGGCGAAGACCTCCGTGAGGCGCAGCAACAGGGACTGATTGATCTGGTTCCCAGTGGCCCGTCGGTGGGCATGAACGAAGAGGCCACGGTGGTGCGCAAGAAGCGCGACGCCAGCATCAACATGGCCATGGATCTGGTGAAGGCCGGAGAGGCCACAGCCGTCTACTCCGCCGGGAACTCCGGGGCAGTCATGGCCTCCGCCATCTTCCGGTTGGGCCGACTCAAAGGGATTGATCGCCCTGCCATCGGTGCCCTCTTCCCCACCAAAGATCCAGCCCAGCAGGTCCTTGTGCTCGATGTCGGCGCCAACATGGACGCCAAGCCCAGTTATCTGCACCAGTGGGCTCTGCTGGGGAACATCTACAGCCGGGACGTTCTGCAGGTCCAAGAGCCCCGCATCGGCCTGCTCAACATCGGCGAGGAGGAGTGCAAGGGCAACGATCAGGCCCTCAAGACCTATCCCCTGATGGCGGCTGAAACCCGCTTCCGTTTTGCCGGCAACTGCGAGGGACGTGATGTCCTCTCCGGCGACTTCGATGTGGTGGTCTGCGACGGCTTCACCGGCAACGTGCTGCTGAAGTTCCTTGAGAGCGTCGGCAGCGTCCTGTTGGATGTCCTCAAGGCTGAGCTGCCCCGCGGCCGCCGCGGCAAGGTGGGCTCCGCCTTCTTGATGAGCAACCTCCGGCGGATCAAGAAGCGCCTGGACCATGCCGAACATGGCGGCGCCCTGCTGCTGGGGGTCAATGGCGTCTGCGTCATCGGCCACGGCAGCAGCAAAGCCCTCTCCGTCGTCAGCGCTCTACGCATCGCCCATTCCGCCGCAAACCACGGTGTGATGGACGACCTGCACCGGCTCAGCGAAGCCCAAAATGAGACCGTCGCCTGTGGTTGA
- the rpaB gene encoding response regulator transcription factor RpaB: MTASSAPAKETILVVDDEASIRRILETRLSMIGYQVVTACDGQEALEAFRNTNPDLVVLDVMMPKLDGYGVCQELRKESDVPIVMLTALGDVADRITGLELGADDYVVKPFSPKELEARIRCVLRRIDKEGAAGIPNSGVIQINAIRIDTNKRQVFRGDERIRLTGMEFSLLELLVGRSGEPFSRGEILKEVWGYTPERHVDTRVVDVHISRLRSKLEDDPTNPELILTARGTGYLFQRIVEAVAPESN, encoded by the coding sequence ATGACGGCCTCTTCCGCTCCAGCCAAGGAAACAATTCTGGTCGTGGATGACGAGGCCAGCATCCGCCGCATCCTGGAAACGCGCCTCTCAATGATTGGCTACCAGGTGGTCACGGCCTGCGATGGCCAGGAAGCACTCGAAGCGTTTCGAAACACCAACCCCGACTTGGTGGTGCTCGACGTGATGATGCCCAAGCTCGATGGCTACGGCGTCTGCCAAGAACTCCGCAAGGAGTCCGACGTGCCCATCGTGATGCTCACGGCCCTCGGCGATGTCGCCGACCGGATCACGGGACTGGAGCTTGGCGCGGACGACTACGTGGTCAAGCCCTTCAGCCCGAAGGAACTCGAAGCCCGCATCCGCTGCGTGCTTCGCCGGATCGACAAGGAGGGCGCCGCCGGAATCCCCAATTCAGGCGTGATCCAGATCAACGCGATCCGCATCGACACCAACAAACGCCAGGTCTTCCGCGGTGATGAGCGGATTCGCCTGACCGGGATGGAATTCAGCCTGCTGGAGCTGCTGGTGGGCCGCAGCGGCGAACCCTTCAGCCGCGGCGAAATCCTCAAGGAGGTCTGGGGCTATACCCCCGAACGCCATGTGGATACCCGGGTAGTGGATGTTCATATTTCCCGGCTGCGCTCCAAACTGGAAGACGATCCGACCAACCCCGAGCTGATCCTCACGGCTCGAGGCACCGGTTATCTGTTCCAACGCATCGTTGAAGCCGTTGCCCCAGAATCCAACTGA
- the radA gene encoding DNA repair protein RadA: MARTTSTYVCQSCGAQTRQFFGRCSSCGSWNSLVEQSTPSSDNRRRRPVPVADADAPIPAAPRRSEPIAAVGDRPLQRLASGYSEFDRVLGGGLVPGSLVLLGGDPGIGKSTLLLQSAQAMAARHSVLYVSAEESAQQVKLRWRRLAEEQGELPPQQESASGLQLLAETDLELVLQELEALRPAVAVIDSIQALHDGELGSAPGSVAQVRECAAALARIAKRQNTALLLVGHVTKEGMLAGPKVLEHLVDAVLTFEGDRFASHRLLRAVKNRFGATHELGVFEMRGQGLAQVLNPSELFLGSDEPSAGTATIVACEGTRPLVVELQSLVSTTSYASPRRTATGIGTNRLHQILAVLEKHLGLPLSRFDCYLAVAGGLDVEEPAADLGVAAAVVASYRDLTLPPGTVLVGELGLGGQLRPVGQLEQRLQEAARLGFSRAVVPKGSGLGRLAAGLDLQLHEAGSVAEALVAALGVNPADDRA, translated from the coding sequence TTGGCTCGCACCACCAGCACCTACGTCTGCCAGAGCTGCGGAGCCCAAACCCGCCAGTTTTTTGGGCGCTGCTCCAGCTGCGGCAGTTGGAACAGCCTGGTGGAGCAGTCCACCCCTTCGAGCGATAACCGCCGCCGCCGTCCGGTCCCGGTGGCCGATGCAGATGCGCCGATTCCGGCTGCACCCCGCCGCTCCGAACCGATCGCGGCTGTTGGTGATCGCCCCCTTCAGCGCCTCGCCAGTGGCTACAGCGAGTTTGACCGGGTGCTTGGTGGTGGTCTGGTGCCTGGCTCGCTGGTCCTGCTGGGGGGGGATCCCGGGATTGGCAAGAGCACGTTGCTATTGCAGAGCGCCCAGGCGATGGCGGCCCGTCACTCCGTTCTCTATGTCAGTGCTGAAGAATCGGCCCAGCAGGTGAAGCTGCGCTGGCGTCGGCTGGCGGAGGAGCAAGGGGAGCTCCCGCCGCAGCAGGAGAGTGCCTCCGGTCTGCAGCTCTTGGCGGAGACGGATCTGGAGTTGGTGCTTCAGGAGCTGGAGGCGCTGCGGCCCGCCGTCGCCGTGATCGACAGCATCCAGGCTCTGCATGACGGGGAATTGGGTAGTGCCCCGGGTTCAGTGGCCCAAGTGCGGGAATGTGCGGCCGCCTTGGCGCGGATCGCCAAGCGTCAGAACACGGCCCTGCTTTTGGTGGGCCATGTCACCAAGGAAGGAATGTTGGCGGGGCCCAAGGTGCTCGAGCACCTGGTGGATGCGGTCCTGACCTTTGAGGGGGATCGCTTCGCCAGTCATCGCTTGCTGCGGGCGGTGAAAAACCGCTTTGGGGCAACCCATGAATTGGGCGTGTTTGAGATGCGCGGCCAGGGTCTGGCTCAGGTCCTCAATCCCAGCGAGCTCTTTTTGGGCAGTGATGAGCCCAGCGCTGGAACGGCGACGATCGTCGCCTGCGAAGGCACCCGTCCGCTGGTGGTGGAGCTCCAGTCCTTGGTCAGCACCACGAGCTATGCCAGTCCCCGGCGCACCGCCACTGGGATTGGCACCAATCGCCTGCACCAGATCCTCGCGGTGCTTGAGAAACACCTGGGTCTTCCCCTGTCCCGCTTCGATTGCTATTTGGCCGTGGCCGGCGGATTGGACGTGGAGGAGCCCGCCGCGGACTTGGGGGTTGCGGCCGCTGTCGTGGCGAGCTATCGCGATCTGACCCTGCCGCCAGGGACCGTCCTGGTCGGAGAACTCGGCCTGGGGGGGCAGTTGCGGCCCGTGGGACAGCTGGAGCAACGACTGCAGGAAGCGGCCCGTCTGGGCTTCAGCCGAGCCGTGGTCCCCAAGGGCTCAGGCTTGGGACGGCTTGCGGCTGGCTTGGATCTGCAGCTCCATGAGGCGGGAAGCGTCGCTGAAGCCCTGGTGGCCGCCCTTGGGGTGAACCCCGCCGATGACAGGGCCTAG
- a CDS encoding photosystem I assembly protein Ycf3 — MPRSQRNDNFIDKSFTVMADLILKVLPTNQRAKEAFAYYRDGMSAQADGEYAEALDNYAEALKLEEDPNDKAFILYNMALVFASNGEHEKALVHYGQALDLNSKMPQALNNMAVIHHHLGSIAEEQGETDEADRRFDLAADFWGKAIRLAPNNYIEAQNWLKTSGRGSIDVYF; from the coding sequence GTGCCCCGCTCCCAGCGCAACGACAACTTCATCGACAAGAGCTTCACGGTGATGGCAGACCTGATCCTCAAGGTCCTGCCGACCAACCAACGGGCCAAGGAAGCGTTTGCCTATTACCGCGATGGCATGAGCGCCCAGGCCGACGGGGAATACGCCGAAGCGCTGGACAACTACGCCGAAGCCCTGAAGCTCGAGGAAGACCCCAACGACAAGGCCTTCATCCTCTACAACATGGCGCTGGTGTTTGCCAGCAACGGTGAGCACGAAAAGGCTCTGGTGCACTACGGCCAAGCCCTGGATCTCAACAGCAAGATGCCCCAGGCGCTGAACAACATGGCGGTGATTCACCATCACCTGGGCTCGATTGCCGAGGAGCAGGGCGAGACCGATGAGGCTGATCGCCGCTTTGATCTGGCGGCGGACTTCTGGGGCAAGGCCATCCGCCTGGCGCCCAACAACTACATCGAAGCTCAGAACTGGCTCAAGACCAGCGGTCGCGGCAGCATCGACGTCTACTTCTGA
- a CDS encoding cation-translocating P-type ATPase — protein MKCGGCVRAVEQRLLAQPGVRQASVNLLNRTAWVGLDPETAMPEPAQPLIESLAAMGYRAAVRNLDDEDRPLSLAERQQQQSWWQRWRQLMVALLLLVFSVSGHLAEAGQLPLPPLADIRLHALVATIALLLPGRPILVQGWRSAWAGAPGMDTLVGLGMGSAYLASLVALFWPAVGWQCFFNEPVMLLGFVLMGRFLEERARFRTGRALQELARLQPDEALLLLGSGAQARVESVRVGALRPGDRLRVLPGDRIPVDSRVLEGYSSLDVSSLTGEPLPLVAAVGQELAAGSLNLQSSLELEVLRPGRESAVARIIALVESAQARKAPIQTLTDRVAGRFSVVVMLLALVTLLFWWLIGAQLWPHVLSAAPSIHQHGGHRSLGLGAETPFVLGLQLSIAVLVVACPCALGLATPTAITVGSGLAARSGVLFRGGDVIEAASHLRTLFFDKTGTLTVGRPTVRAVERSGLEGSESSLIQLAASLEAQTRHPLAHALLQRAQQLELPLLEVSEACTLAGDGVRAQVQGHGLCRVGRPAWLLKDGVEIAEDQRRWWNAQEEQGATVVAVALTDASGSSQLQGLIALDDEPRADAPKALVQLRAMGVQLGLLSGDRQAPVRHLALQLGLPLRELAWELLPQQKLERIDQARQASSDPVGMVGDGINDAPALAAADLGIAVGTGTQIAIDTADLVVLGDRLEAIPMALRLARRTMAKVRQNLIWAFGYNLVVLPIAAGVLLPGFGVVLSPPLAALLMAMSSITVVVNALLLGRHD, from the coding sequence ATGAAATGCGGCGGCTGTGTCCGCGCGGTGGAACAGCGCTTGCTGGCCCAACCCGGGGTGCGTCAGGCCAGTGTCAATTTGCTGAATCGGACGGCCTGGGTCGGTCTGGACCCCGAGACCGCGATGCCGGAGCCGGCCCAGCCCTTGATTGAGTCCCTGGCCGCGATGGGCTACAGGGCTGCGGTGCGCAACCTCGATGACGAGGATCGCCCTCTGAGCCTGGCGGAGCGGCAGCAGCAGCAGAGTTGGTGGCAGCGCTGGCGCCAGTTGATGGTGGCGCTGCTGCTCCTTGTCTTCTCCGTCTCCGGACACCTGGCGGAAGCTGGTCAGCTGCCTTTGCCCCCCTTGGCGGACATCCGCCTGCATGCGTTGGTGGCGACCATCGCCCTGTTGCTGCCGGGTCGTCCGATTTTGGTTCAGGGCTGGCGTTCGGCCTGGGCCGGTGCCCCGGGGATGGACACCCTGGTGGGGTTGGGGATGGGCAGCGCCTACCTGGCCAGCTTGGTGGCCTTGTTCTGGCCGGCCGTGGGTTGGCAGTGCTTCTTCAACGAGCCGGTGATGCTGCTGGGCTTCGTCTTGATGGGGCGTTTCCTGGAGGAAAGGGCGCGGTTCCGCACAGGACGCGCACTTCAGGAGTTGGCCCGTTTGCAACCCGATGAGGCGCTGCTGCTGTTGGGCAGTGGCGCTCAGGCGCGGGTCGAGTCGGTCCGCGTGGGTGCCCTGCGTCCGGGGGATCGGCTACGGGTCCTGCCTGGGGATCGGATCCCCGTGGACAGCCGAGTGCTCGAGGGGTATTCGAGCTTGGATGTCTCCAGCCTCACCGGGGAACCCCTGCCATTGGTGGCTGCTGTTGGTCAGGAGCTCGCAGCGGGTTCCTTGAACCTGCAGTCGAGTCTCGAGCTGGAGGTGCTGCGCCCCGGCCGCGAGAGCGCCGTGGCGCGGATTATTGCCTTGGTGGAAAGTGCGCAAGCACGGAAGGCTCCGATTCAGACCCTGACCGATCGGGTGGCGGGGCGCTTCAGCGTCGTTGTGATGCTGCTGGCCTTGGTCACCTTGTTGTTCTGGTGGTTGATCGGTGCTCAGCTCTGGCCCCACGTCTTGAGCGCTGCGCCCTCCATCCACCAGCACGGCGGCCACCGAAGCTTGGGCTTGGGTGCTGAAACTCCCTTCGTCTTGGGCCTGCAACTCAGCATCGCCGTGCTGGTGGTGGCCTGTCCCTGCGCCTTGGGCTTGGCGACGCCAACAGCGATCACGGTGGGCAGTGGTTTGGCGGCCCGCTCCGGGGTGCTCTTTCGTGGTGGTGATGTCATCGAGGCGGCGTCCCATCTGCGCACCCTCTTTTTTGATAAGACCGGGACCCTCACGGTCGGCCGCCCCACGGTGCGGGCCGTGGAGCGCTCTGGCCTGGAGGGCAGCGAATCGAGCTTGATTCAGCTGGCGGCCAGCCTGGAGGCCCAGACCCGCCACCCCTTGGCCCATGCCCTGCTGCAGCGGGCGCAGCAGTTGGAGCTCCCGCTGCTGGAGGTCAGTGAGGCCTGCACCTTGGCGGGTGATGGGGTCCGCGCTCAGGTGCAGGGCCATGGCCTCTGTCGAGTGGGGCGTCCGGCCTGGTTGCTGAAGGACGGAGTGGAGATAGCGGAGGACCAGAGGCGCTGGTGGAACGCGCAGGAAGAGCAGGGCGCGACCGTGGTGGCGGTGGCCCTGACCGATGCCTCGGGATCCAGCCAGCTCCAGGGACTGATTGCCCTGGATGATGAGCCGCGAGCGGATGCCCCAAAGGCCCTGGTTCAGTTGCGGGCAATGGGGGTGCAGTTGGGGTTGTTGAGCGGGGACCGCCAGGCGCCGGTGCGGCACCTGGCGCTCCAACTGGGCTTGCCGCTGCGGGAGTTGGCCTGGGAACTCCTCCCTCAGCAGAAGCTCGAGCGGATCGATCAGGCGCGCCAGGCCTCCAGCGACCCCGTCGGAATGGTGGGAGATGGCATCAACGACGCTCCGGCATTGGCCGCGGCGGATTTGGGGATTGCGGTTGGCACCGGAACGCAGATCGCCATCGACACCGCCGATCTGGTGGTGCTGGGGGATCGGTTGGAGGCGATTCCAATGGCGCTGCGCCTCGCCCGCCGCACCATGGCCAAGGTGCGCCAAAACCTGATCTGGGCCTTCGGCTACAACCTGGTGGTGTTGCCGATCGCAGCTGGGGTGCTCCTGCCAGGCTTTGGCGTCGTGCTGTCACCACCGCTGGCAGCTCTGTTGATGGCGATGAGCTCAATCACTGTTGTTGTGAACGCGTTGCTCTTGGGGCGCCATGACTAA
- the tmk gene encoding dTMP kinase, producing the protein MTKRGRFLVLEGIDGCGKTTQIDSLKQWLPSSGLMPEGAQLLVTREPGGTALGRALRQLLLHPPGEAAPESTAELLLYAADRAQHVQQRIAPALAAGHWVLSDRFVGSTAAYQGYGRGLSLELIDQLAGIATAGVQPDLTALLEIPLAESLRRRGHRQADRIEASGEAFLARVCAGFSALAQQHSWCCIEASQSPEAVSRALQAAIHDACTRDG; encoded by the coding sequence ATGACTAAGCGGGGACGCTTTCTGGTGCTGGAGGGCATTGATGGCTGCGGGAAGACCACTCAGATCGACTCCCTCAAACAGTGGTTGCCGAGTAGCGGCTTGATGCCTGAGGGGGCTCAATTGCTGGTCACCCGAGAGCCGGGGGGAACAGCTCTCGGGCGGGCCCTGCGTCAACTGCTTCTGCATCCCCCTGGAGAAGCGGCACCGGAGTCCACAGCGGAGTTGTTGCTCTATGCGGCCGATCGCGCCCAGCATGTGCAGCAGCGCATCGCCCCGGCCCTGGCGGCGGGGCATTGGGTGCTCAGTGATCGTTTTGTCGGATCGACGGCGGCTTACCAGGGCTATGGCCGCGGCTTGTCCCTGGAGTTGATTGATCAGCTCGCTGGGATTGCGACCGCCGGGGTGCAGCCCGATCTCACCGCCCTGCTGGAGATCCCATTGGCGGAGTCCCTGCGGCGCCGAGGCCATCGCCAGGCTGATCGCATCGAAGCCAGTGGCGAGGCCTTCCTCGCGCGGGTCTGTGCTGGCTTCAGTGCCCTGGCCCAGCAACACAGCTGGTGCTGCATCGAGGCCAGTCAATCCCCCGAGGCGGTCAGCCGGGCCCTGCAGGCCGCCATCCACGACGCCTGCACACGCGATGGCTGA
- a CDS encoding DNA polymerase III subunit delta' encodes MAELFEDLLGQSQAVALLRAGLQQQRLAPAYLFCGPDGVGRRLAALRFLEGVIAGLDGSLSVRRRLQDGNHPDLLWVEPSYSDKGQLVPASQAEAAGVSRKAPPQLRLEQVRAVSQFLARRPVESSRCLVVMETVEAMAEGAANALLKTLEEPGDGMLILLTAFPDRLLSTIRSRCQSIPFARLEPQLLEEVLQRHGHGGTEQAGDPPELLELAAGSPGALLEQRAQWQALPEGLTERCSAFSAPDGVQTPLLALSLARDLCEVLDVEQQLWLLDWWQLHLWRQHQDPRPLQRLEQLRAQLRSYVQPRLAWEVALLALSGVGPRTH; translated from the coding sequence ATGGCTGAACTCTTCGAGGATCTGCTGGGGCAATCCCAAGCGGTGGCCTTGCTTCGGGCTGGTCTGCAGCAACAGCGCCTGGCACCGGCCTACTTGTTTTGCGGTCCCGACGGGGTCGGTCGCCGTTTGGCGGCGTTGCGCTTCCTGGAGGGAGTGATTGCAGGTCTGGATGGCTCCCTTTCCGTGAGGCGTCGGCTGCAGGACGGCAACCATCCCGATTTGCTTTGGGTGGAGCCCAGCTACTCCGACAAGGGGCAGCTGGTACCCGCTTCCCAGGCCGAGGCCGCTGGAGTCAGCCGCAAGGCACCTCCGCAGCTGCGCCTCGAGCAGGTCCGGGCCGTCTCACAGTTTTTGGCGCGCAGGCCCGTGGAGTCCTCCCGTTGCCTGGTGGTGATGGAGACCGTGGAGGCCATGGCTGAGGGTGCGGCCAATGCGCTGTTGAAAACCCTGGAGGAGCCCGGGGACGGGATGCTGATCCTGCTGACGGCTTTCCCGGATCGGTTACTCAGCACGATTCGATCGCGCTGTCAGTCGATTCCATTTGCGCGTCTTGAGCCGCAGCTACTTGAGGAGGTGCTCCAGCGCCACGGCCATGGGGGAACCGAGCAGGCCGGAGATCCGCCTGAATTGCTTGAACTGGCGGCCGGCTCCCCCGGTGCCTTACTGGAGCAACGGGCCCAATGGCAGGCCTTGCCGGAGGGCTTAACCGAGCGCTGCAGTGCGTTTTCTGCTCCCGACGGCGTGCAGACACCGCTGCTGGCCCTCTCGCTGGCCCGTGACCTCTGTGAGGTGCTGGATGTGGAGCAGCAGCTCTGGCTGCTCGATTGGTGGCAGCTTCATCTCTGGCGTCAACATCAGGATCCGCGACCCCTGCAGCGGCTAGAGCAGCTCAGGGCCCAACTGCGCAGCTATGTACAGCCGCGCTTGGCCTGGGAGGTGGCGTTACTGGCTCTTTCAGGGGTTGGACCCCGAACCCATTAG
- a CDS encoding response regulator transcription factor, producing the protein MKPCILLIEDDGDMRELVAGHLEHSGFDVQRAEDGIKGQALALQYTPDLVLLDLMLPKVDGLTLCQRLRRDERTSRIPVLMLTALGSTKDKVSGFNSGADDYLAKPFDLEELLVRIKALLRRSDRAPLSTKHNEILSYGCLTLVPERFEAIWFDEPVRLTHLEFELLHCLLQRHGQTVAPSLILKEVWGYEPDDDIETIRVHVRHLRTKLEPDPRKPRFIKTVYGAGYCLELPSGANQEELAQLVQQARDNRRTAA; encoded by the coding sequence ATGAAGCCATGCATCCTGCTGATTGAAGACGACGGCGACATGCGCGAGCTTGTGGCCGGACACCTTGAGCACAGCGGCTTCGACGTGCAACGGGCCGAAGACGGCATCAAAGGCCAGGCCTTGGCACTGCAGTACACCCCGGACCTGGTCCTGCTGGACCTGATGCTCCCCAAGGTTGACGGGCTGACCCTCTGCCAACGGTTGAGGCGAGACGAGCGCACCTCCCGCATCCCGGTGCTGATGCTCACGGCGCTGGGCAGCACCAAAGACAAGGTCAGCGGCTTTAATTCCGGAGCGGACGACTACCTCGCGAAGCCTTTCGATCTTGAAGAGCTCCTGGTGCGCATCAAGGCGCTCCTACGCCGCTCCGATCGCGCCCCGCTCTCGACCAAGCACAACGAAATCCTGAGCTACGGCTGCCTCACCCTGGTCCCCGAGCGCTTCGAGGCGATCTGGTTCGACGAACCCGTACGGCTGACGCACCTGGAGTTCGAACTGCTCCACTGCCTGCTCCAGCGCCACGGCCAAACCGTTGCGCCCTCGTTGATCCTGAAAGAGGTCTGGGGTTACGAGCCGGACGACGACATCGAGACCATCCGAGTGCATGTGCGTCACCTGCGCACCAAGCTTGAGCCCGATCCCCGCAAGCCCCGCTTCATTAAGACCGTCTACGGCGCCGGCTATTGCCTGGAACTCCCTAGTGGGGCCAATCAAGAGGAGCTCGCCCAACTGGTCCAGCAGGCCCGAGACAATCGCCGGACCGCCGCCTAA
- a CDS encoding ABC transporter ATP-binding protein has product MAEAGEGQPSLVANRLGFTWPTGHRALDHCSFSIPRPGLWMLVGGNGCGKSTLLRLIAGLLEPSQGQLERPLKPALVFQNPDHQLLLPSCGSDIELSLPNQLEERERLGRVTNTLQQVGLEGFRQRPIHSLSGGQKQRLAIAGALASEAQLLLLDEPTALLDETSQQEVISLIHQLCHRQEAPITALWITHRLEELSWCDGAALMERGSVGPWQVGKTLQRQLRPLATRKG; this is encoded by the coding sequence ATGGCTGAGGCTGGCGAGGGGCAACCTTCCCTTGTTGCCAATCGCCTGGGTTTCACCTGGCCGACTGGTCATCGCGCCCTAGATCACTGCAGCTTCTCCATTCCCCGCCCTGGCCTTTGGATGCTCGTGGGCGGCAATGGCTGTGGCAAGAGCACCCTGCTGCGCTTGATCGCCGGCCTGCTGGAGCCGAGCCAAGGCCAACTGGAGCGCCCCCTGAAGCCGGCCCTGGTGTTCCAAAACCCTGATCACCAGCTGCTGCTTCCCAGCTGCGGAAGCGACATCGAGCTCTCGCTACCCAACCAGCTCGAGGAAAGGGAGCGACTCGGACGCGTCACCAACACACTTCAGCAAGTCGGTCTCGAGGGCTTTCGCCAACGCCCCATCCACAGCCTCAGCGGCGGCCAAAAGCAACGCCTCGCCATCGCCGGAGCCTTGGCAAGCGAAGCGCAACTGCTCCTGCTCGATGAACCAACCGCGCTCCTGGATGAGACCAGCCAACAGGAGGTCATCAGCCTGATTCACCAGCTCTGCCACCGGCAGGAGGCACCGATCACGGCCCTCTGGATCACCCATCGCCTGGAGGAATTGAGCTGGTGCGATGGAGCCGCCCTCATGGAGCGTGGCAGCGTCGGCCCTTGGCAAGTCGGCAAGACGCTGCAGAGGCAGCTCAGGCCCCTTGCGACGAGGAAGGGCTGA